One Candidatus Methanoperedens sp. genomic region harbors:
- a CDS encoding phosphate uptake regulator PhoU: METRKVYVSGGSTYVISLPKKWVRKSKLNAGDSLVVTEQGSSLLIETSVAEKESRVKEIKISQLTSSEELERLVIAFYLVGYDTIRIKLDRKDHIPYRKSIRKVLDYLIGVEIVEDTNDTMILEIMVDYKRMNTMQILQRMYSINRSMLLDLGKALKNMDIGLAKDIVVREREIDRLYFLVVRQLKSAVEYQQVAEKLGIRNQRDCLGYRIAVKVLERIADHIENIANNYIQLTGIQKDTVLEDFVKLNTNTVEIFEKSVDSLFKRNHVLAEKIFQELKEIKKSHADISNELLQPKNIQSAILQKAMLDSLGRIASYSADLAEIAINMSAGAPDFDDNGG; this comes from the coding sequence ATGGAAACGCGGAAAGTCTATGTAAGCGGTGGTTCGACCTATGTCATTTCACTGCCGAAAAAATGGGTCAGGAAGTCAAAACTGAATGCCGGTGACTCTCTTGTGGTCACGGAACAGGGCAGTTCACTTCTCATCGAAACCAGCGTTGCCGAGAAAGAATCAAGAGTAAAAGAGATTAAAATCTCACAATTAACATCAAGCGAGGAACTTGAACGCCTGGTCATTGCTTTCTATCTTGTAGGGTATGATACCATAAGGATCAAACTTGACAGGAAAGACCACATCCCTTACAGGAAGAGTATTCGCAAAGTGCTGGATTACCTTATAGGGGTAGAAATAGTTGAGGATACAAACGATACAATGATCCTTGAGATCATGGTGGACTACAAGCGTATGAACACCATGCAGATACTCCAGAGGATGTACTCTATAAACAGGTCGATGTTGCTTGATCTTGGCAAAGCTTTGAAGAACATGGACATCGGGCTCGCAAAAGATATAGTTGTAAGGGAAAGGGAGATAGACAGGCTCTATTTCCTGGTCGTCAGGCAGTTAAAGAGCGCAGTTGAATACCAGCAGGTAGCTGAAAAACTGGGTATCAGGAACCAGAGGGACTGCCTGGGTTACAGGATTGCAGTCAAGGTGCTTGAGAGGATAGCAGACCATATAGAAAACATAGCAAATAATTATATCCAGTTGACCGGGATACAAAAAGATACGGTGCTGGAAGATTTCGTGAAACTTAATACAAATACTGTCGAAATATTCGAAAAATCGGTTGATTCTTTGTTTAAAAGAAATCATGTACTGGCTGAGAAGATCTTTCAGGAACTGAAGGAAATTAAAAAATCGCATGCAGATATCTCAAACGAACTACTCCAGCCGAAAAACATCCAGTCTGCAATATTGCAAAAAGCAATGCTTGACAGCCTGGGAAGAATTGCAAGTTACAGCGCTGACCTGGCCGAGATAGCCATCAACATGTCGGCAGGAGCCCCGGATTTTGATGACAATGGGGGGTAA